The window ATGGCCGATGCGTCTTTGGCCAACTCTGGGCGTTCGGCGAGTTCCTCTAAAAAACTTCCCAAATTCAACAAATACTTGGAGGCCTGTTGAGGACCAAAAAACTTTATACCATATTTATAAATGCCAACTAAGTCATATTGGGCTCTGGTAGATAAATTATAATTCCCCATTATCAACTTTTGTGATAATGTCACTTATTTTGAGACTACTTCTGCCACTTTGCAATCCATCATCAATTGCGGCCTTAAGTTCCGCGAGTTTCATGTTCTCTTCCCGGTCCTTTCTTACCAAATCCCTTATATATTCACTATCATTGGTAAAGTCACCTGATTGAACCCTAAGTTTTATCCAACCATCTTGTTGATTTGTAAAAGTGATTGACTTTCTAACTGTTTCCATAAATCTGTGTTTGTGATGCAATATAACACTTTTTCGCACCACTTATAATATATACGGCTCTTTTTAAAAAATTTAAAGTGAGAATATACGCCTCGCTTATAGGTTGGCCTACTATCGTTTATTTGAACTTTACCTATAGTTTTTTGACATTACTTAATAGGGTTTGATATCAAAGTATTTTATATCCCAGCCTAAAATTCACGTTTGAATTGTCAACAGAAACACTGTTCGAAACATTTTCCGCGAACATTCTGTTACTGAAAAAGCGGGCTTCTGCAAACACCTTTTTATACTCTAATCCAATTCCAAAAAATTCTGATCCGCTATTCCTTTTAAAATTCTCCTCAATTAATGATAAATCAAAGGTTAATGAAAAGTTGTTCACAGTTTCTACTGTAATCCCTGCATTAATAACCAGATTTAAATTTTTAACTGTTGGAATATAGCCTCTAGCACCAAAAAAGACCGTGTTATTGTTAAAAGAAAGCGTAGCTGTTTGCGTAATGTCTTCCACTGAAGTTTGGATGACTACAGATTCTGAAACCTCTGACTTGATACTATAACCAGAAAATATGCCCAATTTGTTGTTTAACACCAATAATTCCAACTCTGCTCCCAATATTGATCTGGATATGTCGTCAAATGAAGGATTTAATGTGGCAACATTGGGAAATTGATAACTCACACTGGTTTGTTCCAAACCCCCGAATACGGCAATGTGCAACTTGGCCTTACTCCTTATTTTCTCGGTGTAACTAATGTTGTTGGAATTGCTCAATAGGTTGTACTTAGAGATTATTTTGGAGAGTGATTTTCTTGAATAGCTCAATCGTTCCAAATCCTTTTGCAGTTCACTACTCTTATCAGAAAACAAAAGACTCAATTGTTGTTTATAGTGCTCATTGATACCAACACGATTTCCCGACACCAAATACTTTTTAAAAACCAATGCTTCAAAATCTCCATCCGCCTTTTTAACATAATATCTAGTTCCATTTGAAAATTGATACTCAAACAAAGAAATCGTGCCCTCGATCAATTTTCTAAGTGCTATGGATTTTTTTTCAAATATTGGCTTTTTATCTCTGGTCAGGTTACCAATTTTATCTGAACTCATATCCAAGTCCACTTGGCTAATTACGAACTTGATATCGTTTCCTATGCCAAATTCGGTGAGTCTTGATATTTCTATAACTTGTTCAGGTGTTTCCGGATTTGTTTTAAAGTATATTCTTTCAGGGTTATTGTTCCAATTTTGGTTTTTGATTAATCCAAATTTGTTTTCCCCATTTGCGGTTACGATATAGCCATTTTCATACTGGGAATGAATGGTTTGGAAAAATAAGAAGATACATGTTAAAAGGATGGTATTGCGCATTCGATTTAAAGATTTAATTGATTATGGTGAATATTCAGCTAAAAACATAGTGGTTGCCTATCCGAATCATGGCACAACTCGGTCTTATATTTCCTGCCATTAAGATTTTTATTGATTTAAATTTTCAATTCGGCTTTAATGAAAGGTGGTATATCATGAGCTATTTACGTCAACTTGTTTGAGTATAAATGCATATAACAAGTTACTGTCGGAATTGTTTGTTTTAATTTTTATAAATGTAGGAATTTTCTATTTATTAAAAATTCAATTTTCGGTAAAAGGATGGAATAGTGGTCAATTGGTCATGATAAACCAAACTTCATCTTAAGGGTAAAAAAAGATCTAAATGGTAAGCCAATTAAGCGTACCGAAAAAGTAAACTCTTAACTCGTTTTATACTGAAAGTTCAATTAAACGGCGCCTTTAAAAAACCTAATCAAAAATCTGAAATCGATAAGAAAGCAAGTAAAACAAAGTTTTCGCGCTGAAAGCTTCCCCTTAACTAATACTACCGAGCGAGGCAAATGCCACTACAAATGCCGTTACTTCATTATTTTTTCAACAAAATGGAATTGCCCATAAAAATCAATTTTTAACAAATCAACTCAATATGGGCTTCTACAAAGGAAAGAGAATCATTAGCGAGTCTTAAAAGAGTAAAGAAAAAATCCTTGGCCAGGTCTTAAAACAAAAAAACCTTCGAAAAATCGAAGGTTTTTTACTAGGTG is drawn from Flagellimonas sp. MMG031 and contains these coding sequences:
- a CDS encoding type II toxin-antitoxin system RelE/ParE family toxin; this translates as MGNYNLSTRAQYDLVGIYKYGIKFFGPQQASKYLLNLGSFLEELAERPELAKDASAISGSLKYYSYKAHVIFYQFDSANEIFIVRVLGKRMNFVEHL
- a CDS encoding type II toxin-antitoxin system ParD family antitoxin, encoding METVRKSITFTNQQDGWIKLRVQSGDFTNDSEYIRDLVRKDREENMKLAELKAAIDDGLQSGRSSLKISDIITKVDNGEL